A portion of the Sulfurospirillum diekertiae genome contains these proteins:
- a CDS encoding ferritin family protein, translating to MKQYETYKCSKCGNEVEVQNVGGGKLTCCGQEMECITKDLTAVNLMKAFAGESQARNKYDLFADIALEEGWHAVSRHFREAAENEKWHARAEFKAYHKLVDGAETEITLKNLDVAMAGENYEHTTMYPGFAKIAEEEGHKELARLFNAIGKVEVEHEREYKALQDAMKEDGFFADAEEEIWVCEVCGHIHRGKKAPNACPLCKAGKEYFKRQSLGI from the coding sequence ATGAAACAGTATGAGACATATAAATGTAGTAAATGTGGTAACGAAGTTGAAGTTCAAAATGTAGGTGGCGGAAAACTTACCTGTTGTGGTCAAGAGATGGAGTGCATCACCAAAGACCTCACAGCGGTAAATCTGATGAAAGCATTTGCAGGCGAATCACAAGCTCGTAACAAATATGACTTATTTGCTGACATTGCATTAGAAGAGGGTTGGCATGCAGTTTCACGTCACTTTAGAGAAGCGGCTGAGAATGAAAAATGGCATGCACGTGCAGAGTTTAAAGCTTATCATAAGCTTGTAGATGGTGCTGAGACTGAAATTACACTCAAAAATCTTGATGTAGCGATGGCGGGTGAAAATTATGAGCATACAACAATGTACCCAGGTTTTGCAAAAATTGCAGAAGAAGAGGGTCATAAAGAGCTTGCACGTCTTTTTAATGCCATTGGTAAAGTAGAAGTTGAACATGAACGTGAATACAAAGCTCTTCAAGATGCAATGAAAGAAGATGGTTTCTTTGCAGATGCAGAAGAAGAAATTTGGGTCTGTGAAGTATGTGGACATATTCATAGAGGCAAAAAGGCACCCAATGCATGTCCATTATGTAAAGCGGGTAAAGAGTACTTTAAAAGACAATCTTTAGGCATCTAA